From a single Apium graveolens cultivar Ventura chromosome 2, ASM990537v1, whole genome shotgun sequence genomic region:
- the LOC141707367 gene encoding double-stranded RNA-binding protein 2: MYKNQLQELAQRSCFNLPSYTSIREGPDHAPRFKAIVNFNGETFDSPQYCSTLRQAEHAAAEVALNSLSTRGPSQSLAARILDETGVYKNLLQEIAQRVGAPLPQYRTFRSGMGHQPVFTGIVELADIMFHGEPAKNKKQAEKSAALAAWSSLKQLAKQDATLSSESENNDEQEQIRIARALLNYRLKEKMGTTSSTGAPVPFQKKFPVLYPRATSPHPPSSATTSRILSLIGQKTIPENRSASLKSVECHSQQSQCQLPEIHASRSQVFPSAGAAPYVPYRQFRTPYHGMAQPVIMRTAVPAYASPPLVHPPHVIQPRSMQIAPPVHVRQSVVAFSAPPVRKVDLQIVAAPTLPNNTKSRVEETGSVAENQHKKSNVMKDLERLEI; the protein is encoded by the exons ATGTATAAGAACCAGCTACAAGAGCTGGCACAACGAAGCTGCTTTAATCTCCCTTCTTACACTTCCATTCGAGAAGGTCCTGACCACGCGCCTAGATTCAAAGCTATCGTCAACTTTAACGGCGAAACGTTTGATAGTCCTCAGTATTGTTCTACTCTACGTCAAGCTGAGCACGCGGCTGCTGAGGTGGCGCTTAATTCTCTCTCCACGCGCGGCCCTTCTCAGTCACTCGCTGCCAGGATTCTT GATGAAACTGGAGTCTACAAGAATCTCTTACAGGAAATTGCACAACGAGTTGGTGCCCCATTGCCACAGTACAGAACTTTCAGGTCAGGAATGGGACACCAACCCGTCTTTACTGGAATAGTAGAACTTGCTGATATTATGTTTCATGGAGAACCCGCCAAGAACAAGAAGCAAGCAGAAAAAAGTGCAGCTTTGGCAGCATGGTCGTCTTTGAAACAAC TGGCTAAACAGGATGCTACTTTATCCTCTGAATCAGAAAATAATGATGAGCAGGAACAGATCAGAATAGCTCGTGCCTTGCTAAATTACAGATTGAAAGAAAAAATGGGCACTACAAGCTCTACTGGTGCACCTGTTCCATTTCAGAAGAAATTTCCTGTTCTGTACCCAAGGGCTACAAGTCCACATCCTCCATCATCAGCTACCACATCAAGAATATTAAGTTTAATCGGCCAGAAGACAATTCCTGAAAACAGATCCGCTTCTTTAAAATCAGTAGAGTGTCACTCACAACAATCGCAGTGTCAATTACCAGAAATCCATGCAAGTCGCTCCCAAGTATTCCCCAGTGCAGGCGCAGCCCCATATGTTCCGTACAGACAGTTCAGGACACCATATCATGGTATGGCTCAACCAGTTATAATGAGAACAGCAGTGCCTGCTTATGCTTCACCTCCGCTAGTGCATCCACCCCATGTGATACAGCCCCGTAGCATGCAAATAGCTCCACCTGTCCACGTTAGGCAGTCTGTGGTGGCATTTTCTGCTCCTCCAGTGCGAAAAGTAGATCTTCAAATTGTCGCTGCTCCAACCCTGCCAAACAACACAAAGTCTCGTGTCGAGGAGACAGGAAGTGTGGCAGAAAATCAGCATAAAAAATCCAATGTAATGAAGGACTTGGAACGGCTGGAAATTTGA